In Streptomyces sp. HUAS ZL42, the DNA window CGGCGATCGCGGACCAGTGCAGGTCCTTGTTGATCGTGAAGATCGTGACGAAGAGGAGGCCGGGCAGCACCGTCTCGACCATGCCCCGCACCCCGCCGAACGCCTCGAACAGCGCGGCCTCCGTCACCGCCCGGGCGTCGTGCTGCTGAGTGTCTTCGGTCGGCTTGTCGAGCGACGTCACCGGCTACTCCCTACCGAGGGGTCTCAGTTCGTACTTCGGGTTGAACAGCACGCGGCGGCCCCGGCTCATCGAGATCCGGCCCGATGCGATCAGCCTGCGCCCCGGCTCTATCCCCACGATGGAGCGCCTGCCGAGCCACACCACGTCGAGCGCGGCGGAGCCGTCGAACAGCTCGGCCTCCAGGGCGGGAACGCCTGCGCGCGGCCGCAGGGTGACCGTGCGCAAGGTACCAGTAACCGTCACTATCTGCCGGTCCTTGGAGTCACCGATCCGCGTACAGCCCGCGGTCTCCGCGTCCTCCCGCAGCTCCTCGGACTCCAGGTCCTCCTGCGACGAGGAAAGCCGGCCGAGCATGCGCCGGAACCGGCCCACCGGCTTTTCGGAACGCGGAACAGCAGTCATATGTGAAGCGTACCGGGGTGCACTGACAGCACCGTACCCGCGGGGACGTGCCCCCAACCGGCCGCTGCCGGCCACACACGGTCACCATGCGCTCCGGGAAGCGAACGGCGACGGCGGCGCGGCTCACTTCTCGAACCGGTACCCCATCCCCGGCTCCGTGACGAAGTGCTTCGGATGCGACGGGTCCGCCTCCAGCTTCCTGCGCAGCTGGGCCATGTACACCCTCAGGTAGTTCGTCTCCGTCCCGTACGACGGCCCCCACACCTCCTGCAGCAGCTGCCGCTGGCTGACGAGACGTCCGGTGTTG includes these proteins:
- a CDS encoding OB-fold nucleic acid binding domain-containing protein; amino-acid sequence: MTAVPRSEKPVGRFRRMLGRLSSSQEDLESEELREDAETAGCTRIGDSKDRQIVTVTGTLRTVTLRPRAGVPALEAELFDGSAALDVVWLGRRSIVGIEPGRRLIASGRISMSRGRRVLFNPKYELRPLGRE